A DNA window from Haloactinospora alba contains the following coding sequences:
- the gcvP gene encoding aminomethyl-transferring glycine dehydrogenase: MPEQPTYENPSDRVPARQFADRHIGPDPADLAEMLKVVGYESTTALMTAAVPHNILNENKGPAPLRLPDAASESTALAELRDLAERNQALTTMIGQGYYNTVTPPVIKRNILENPAWYTAYTPYQPEISQGRLEALLNFQTMVCDLTGLAVSGASLLDEATAAAEAMTLARRASKKKSAASAFIVDSDVFPQTLSVLRTRAEPLGIDIVVADLSNGLPEVDAFGVLTQYPAASGAVRDPRPVIEAAHEQGAMAVVAADILALTMLRSPGELGADIAVGSTQRFGVPMGFGGPHAGYMAVREGLQRQLPGRLVGVSVDNAGKPAYRLALQTREQHIRREKATSNICTAQVLLAVMAGMYAVYHGPDGLRAIAEEVHAQTAQISAKLRARGFTVLHREFFDTLRVQVRGDAQAVVEAARERGINLLRVDDSTVGITCDEVTTQKHVDGVLSAFGGREDTEGSESGRDALPSALRRGVDYLDHPVFNTHRSETSLLRYMRQLSDKDLALDRTMIPLGSCTMKLNATAEMESITWPQFADLHPFAPLEQASGMVSLVRDLEKWLAEVTGYDAVSLQPNAGSQGELSGLLAIRGYHRGRGQEQRDVCLIPSSAHGTNAASAIMAGMRVSVVSCDENGNIDLADLRAKLDKHSDDLAAIMVTYPSTHGVYEDTITDVCRLVHEAGGQVYVDGANLNALLGWAKPGEFGADVSHLNLHKTFCIPHGGGGPGVGPVGVRAHLAGYLPNHPGQPEAGPYTGVGPVSSAPFGSAGILPISWAYMRMMGAEGLRSATETAVLSANYVAKRLEPYYPVLYTGSGGLVAHECIIDIRDLAKRTGITNEDVAKRLIDFGIHAPTMSFPVAGTLMVEPTESEDLAELDRFIDAMVAIRAEIDRVADGSYDAEDNPLKNAPHTAEALTADDWKHDYPRSEGGYPVASLRFNKYWSPVGRIDQAYGDRNLVCACPPPEAFEG, from the coding sequence ATGCCGGAGCAGCCCACCTACGAAAACCCCTCCGACCGCGTTCCGGCGCGACAGTTCGCGGACCGGCACATAGGTCCGGATCCGGCGGACCTCGCCGAGATGCTCAAGGTTGTGGGATACGAATCGACAACAGCTCTCATGACCGCTGCTGTCCCCCACAATATCCTGAACGAGAACAAGGGGCCCGCGCCGTTGCGTCTCCCCGACGCGGCGAGCGAGAGCACCGCTCTGGCCGAGCTCCGCGATCTCGCGGAACGCAACCAGGCCCTGACCACGATGATCGGGCAGGGCTACTACAACACGGTCACCCCGCCCGTGATCAAACGCAACATCCTGGAGAACCCGGCCTGGTACACGGCCTACACCCCTTACCAGCCGGAGATCTCCCAGGGGCGGCTCGAAGCTCTGCTGAACTTCCAGACCATGGTCTGTGACCTGACGGGCCTTGCCGTCTCCGGCGCGTCTCTGCTGGACGAGGCGACCGCCGCCGCGGAGGCGATGACCCTGGCCCGGCGCGCGAGCAAGAAGAAGAGCGCGGCCTCGGCTTTCATCGTGGACTCCGACGTCTTCCCGCAGACGCTGTCCGTACTGCGTACGAGAGCTGAGCCGCTGGGAATCGACATCGTCGTCGCGGATCTCTCGAACGGTCTTCCCGAGGTCGACGCCTTCGGAGTCCTGACACAGTACCCGGCGGCCAGTGGGGCGGTACGCGACCCGCGCCCCGTTATCGAAGCAGCTCATGAGCAGGGGGCGATGGCGGTCGTCGCCGCTGACATCCTCGCGCTGACCATGCTGCGCAGCCCGGGTGAGCTGGGAGCCGACATCGCGGTCGGTTCCACCCAACGCTTCGGCGTTCCGATGGGCTTCGGAGGCCCGCACGCGGGTTACATGGCTGTGCGCGAGGGACTGCAACGCCAGCTTCCGGGGCGCCTCGTGGGCGTCTCCGTGGACAACGCGGGGAAACCCGCCTACCGCCTGGCTCTGCAGACCCGCGAACAGCACATCCGCCGGGAGAAGGCCACGAGCAACATCTGCACAGCCCAGGTGCTGCTCGCGGTCATGGCCGGCATGTACGCGGTGTACCACGGCCCGGACGGGCTGCGTGCCATCGCGGAGGAAGTGCACGCACAGACGGCCCAGATCTCGGCGAAGCTGCGTGCTCGCGGCTTCACGGTGCTCCACCGGGAGTTCTTCGACACCCTGCGAGTGCAGGTGCGCGGGGACGCCCAGGCGGTCGTGGAGGCCGCGCGGGAGCGGGGCATAAACCTGCTGCGCGTGGACGACAGCACTGTCGGTATCACATGTGACGAGGTCACCACCCAGAAGCACGTGGACGGGGTCCTGTCCGCGTTCGGGGGCAGGGAGGACACCGAGGGTTCGGAGAGCGGACGTGACGCACTGCCGTCGGCGCTCCGCCGCGGCGTGGACTACCTCGACCACCCGGTCTTCAACACCCACCGCAGCGAGACGTCACTGCTGCGTTACATGCGTCAGCTCTCCGACAAGGACCTGGCGTTGGACCGCACCATGATTCCGCTGGGATCGTGCACGATGAAGCTCAACGCCACGGCCGAGATGGAGTCGATAACGTGGCCGCAGTTCGCTGACCTCCACCCGTTCGCGCCGTTGGAACAGGCGTCGGGGATGGTATCGCTCGTGCGTGACCTGGAGAAGTGGCTGGCGGAGGTCACCGGTTATGACGCGGTGTCGTTGCAGCCCAACGCCGGGTCCCAGGGAGAGCTCTCCGGGCTGCTGGCGATCCGCGGCTACCACCGTGGCCGCGGGCAGGAACAGCGGGACGTGTGCCTCATCCCGAGCTCGGCACACGGTACGAACGCGGCCAGCGCGATCATGGCGGGGATGCGGGTCAGTGTCGTGTCCTGCGACGAGAACGGGAACATCGACCTGGCGGACCTGCGCGCCAAGCTGGACAAGCACAGTGACGACCTGGCCGCGATCATGGTGACCTACCCCTCCACCCACGGCGTGTACGAGGACACGATCACCGATGTGTGCCGTCTGGTGCATGAGGCCGGGGGCCAGGTGTACGTGGACGGTGCCAACCTCAACGCGCTGCTCGGTTGGGCGAAGCCCGGGGAGTTCGGTGCCGACGTCAGCCACCTGAACCTGCACAAGACCTTCTGCATCCCGCACGGCGGCGGTGGTCCCGGAGTGGGGCCGGTCGGGGTCCGGGCGCACCTGGCCGGCTACCTTCCCAACCACCCGGGGCAGCCGGAAGCCGGACCCTACACGGGGGTCGGTCCGGTCTCCTCCGCTCCCTTCGGCTCGGCGGGGATCCTGCCGATCTCTTGGGCGTACATGCGAATGATGGGGGCGGAAGGACTGCGTTCCGCGACGGAGACGGCGGTGCTCTCCGCCAACTACGTCGCGAAGCGGCTGGAGCCCTACTACCCGGTCCTGTACACCGGTTCGGGTGGGCTGGTGGCTCACGAGTGCATCATCGACATCCGCGACCTGGCGAAGAGGACCGGCATAACCAACGAGGACGTCGCGAAGCGGCTGATCGACTTCGGGATCCACGCCCCGACGATGTCCTTCCCCGTGGCCGGGACGCTCATGGTGGAACCCACCGAGAGCGAGGACCTGGCTGAGCTGGACCGGTTCATCGACGCGATGGTCGCCATCCGCGCCGAGATCGACCGCGTCGCTGACGGGAGCTACGACGCTGAGGACAACCCGCTCAAGAACGCTCCGCACACGGCCGAGGCCCTAACCGCTGACGACTGGAAACACGAC
- a CDS encoding carbon starvation CstA family protein: MPAVVVMVAVLAIFALGYRYYSAYLARRVYALDPEFVTPAHAYRDGIDFVPTNRHIVFSHHFISIAGAAPIVGPAVAVFWGWGPALLWIVLGTVFAAGVHDFGALVVSVRHKAKSIGTLASEVISSRARTLFLLIIYFLLTMVNAVFAVVIANLFVSNPAVVLPVLVTIPLAIGVGQYVYRRRTAALLPSIVALLIVYASIPVGVQMPVTMDPVAEAVGVTPHTVWVVLIFAYAFVASRLPVWLLLQPRDYINQQQMLLALVVILVGVVVGMNTIVAPAVNDVPADSPPWFPLLFVTIACGAVSGFHSLVSSGTTAKQLNSETDARYVGYLGAVGEGSLALCSLLACTAGVALTSGGWNSVYSDFDTASDNSTANFVNGVAEFASNLGVPTSIGAVFAAIVVISFAATTMDTGLRLQRYIVQEIADIVRIRPLARNLTLATVVAAAVPLALALVPGDFAFGTLWQLFGTTNQLTAGLALAVVAVWVTKKSRNPVAVLVPLAFLVVMTTWALVVNLTGFLSSGEPLQMFFLAPLDVVIFALAMWLIVEAAIALYRAWGARSSQQQDDTVGSENPTRAEET; encoded by the coding sequence ATGCCCGCAGTCGTCGTTATGGTCGCTGTCCTGGCGATATTTGCACTGGGTTACCGTTATTACTCAGCGTATCTGGCCAGGCGCGTCTACGCGCTGGATCCTGAGTTCGTCACCCCGGCCCACGCCTACAGGGACGGAATCGACTTCGTCCCCACGAACCGCCACATCGTCTTCAGCCACCACTTCATCTCGATCGCGGGGGCTGCTCCCATCGTGGGGCCTGCGGTGGCTGTCTTCTGGGGTTGGGGACCGGCGCTGCTGTGGATCGTGCTCGGTACGGTGTTCGCCGCAGGGGTGCATGACTTCGGTGCGCTCGTGGTCTCGGTCCGGCACAAGGCCAAGAGCATCGGCACACTGGCGAGCGAGGTGATCAGCTCACGGGCACGCACCCTTTTCCTGCTGATCATCTACTTCCTGCTGACAATGGTGAACGCGGTGTTCGCCGTGGTCATCGCCAACCTGTTCGTGAGCAACCCCGCCGTGGTACTGCCGGTCCTGGTGACGATCCCGCTGGCGATCGGAGTGGGACAGTACGTCTACCGTCGGCGTACCGCGGCCCTGTTGCCCTCGATCGTCGCGTTGCTCATCGTTTACGCCTCGATCCCGGTGGGCGTGCAGATGCCGGTCACTATGGACCCGGTGGCGGAAGCGGTCGGTGTCACGCCGCACACGGTGTGGGTGGTGCTGATCTTCGCCTACGCGTTCGTCGCCTCCCGGCTTCCGGTGTGGCTGCTGTTGCAGCCGCGGGACTACATCAACCAACAGCAGATGCTCCTCGCGCTGGTGGTGATCCTGGTCGGTGTCGTGGTCGGGATGAACACGATCGTGGCGCCCGCCGTCAACGACGTTCCCGCGGACTCCCCACCCTGGTTCCCGCTCCTGTTCGTCACCATCGCCTGTGGCGCCGTGTCCGGATTCCACAGCCTGGTCTCCTCCGGAACCACGGCCAAGCAGCTCAACTCGGAAACCGACGCCCGCTACGTCGGGTACCTCGGCGCTGTGGGCGAGGGAAGCCTGGCGCTGTGCTCGCTGCTGGCCTGTACCGCCGGAGTCGCCCTGACATCGGGCGGCTGGAACAGCGTGTACAGCGACTTCGACACGGCGTCCGACAACTCCACGGCCAACTTCGTCAACGGCGTCGCCGAGTTCGCCTCCAACCTGGGGGTCCCCACCAGTATCGGTGCGGTCTTCGCCGCCATCGTGGTTATCAGCTTCGCCGCGACCACGATGGACACCGGTCTGCGGCTGCAGCGCTACATCGTCCAGGAGATCGCCGACATCGTCCGGATCAGGCCCCTGGCGCGCAACCTTACCCTCGCCACGGTCGTGGCGGCGGCGGTTCCCCTCGCTCTGGCTCTCGTGCCCGGTGATTTCGCGTTCGGGACGCTCTGGCAGCTCTTCGGAACCACCAACCAGCTCACCGCCGGTCTCGCGCTGGCCGTGGTGGCGGTGTGGGTCACGAAGAAGAGCCGGAACCCTGTCGCGGTCCTGGTCCCACTGGCGTTCCTCGTGGTGATGACCACCTGGGCACTGGTCGTGAACCTGACGGGCTTCCTCTCCTCCGGGGAGCCGCTCCAGATGTTCTTCCTGGCCCCGCTGGACGTGGTGATCTTCGCGTTGGCCATGTGGCTGATCGTCGAGGCCGCGATCGCCCTGTACCGGGCCTGGGGGGCACGTAGCAGCCAGCAGCAGGACGACACGGTCGGCTCCGAGAACCCCACCAGGGCGGAAGAGACGTGA
- a CDS encoding CDP-alcohol phosphatidyltransferase family protein, protein MRTEPVGRRVWTVPNLLSVVRLLGVPVFLWLVLVPREDWWALGLLAFAGLSDWLDGKIARLWNQSSRIGELLDPMADRLYIFAALLGLVVRGIVPWWLMAVLVARDAFLTLGLPLLRHYGYGALPVNFAGKTATLCLLYSFPLLFVAGYSGIAGDIAQTVGWAFAIWGTAIYWWSGLLYAVHASRLVRQGRGSAPNSAVRNGTAPQQWNTAGNVDESRHGSGRHGSEANMSVGRRSDDAGPTSGGRKGAGSPH, encoded by the coding sequence ATCCGTACGGAACCGGTCGGCCGACGCGTGTGGACGGTACCGAACCTGCTGAGCGTGGTCCGTCTGCTCGGAGTGCCCGTCTTCCTGTGGTTGGTCCTGGTACCACGCGAGGACTGGTGGGCGCTCGGCCTGTTGGCGTTCGCCGGGCTGTCGGACTGGCTCGACGGCAAGATCGCACGCCTATGGAACCAGAGCAGCAGGATAGGGGAGCTGCTCGATCCCATGGCCGACCGTTTGTACATCTTTGCCGCGTTGCTGGGCCTGGTGGTCCGGGGGATCGTCCCCTGGTGGCTGATGGCGGTCCTGGTGGCGCGTGACGCTTTTCTCACCCTGGGGCTGCCGCTTCTGCGGCATTACGGGTACGGAGCTCTTCCGGTGAACTTCGCCGGCAAAACTGCGACCCTGTGTTTGCTGTACTCCTTCCCTCTGCTCTTTGTCGCTGGTTATTCCGGTATAGCAGGAGATATTGCGCAAACCGTTGGTTGGGCCTTCGCCATCTGGGGAACGGCTATCTACTGGTGGTCCGGTCTGCTGTACGCGGTGCATGCGAGCCGACTGGTGCGACAGGGTCGGGGCTCCGCCCCAAATTCCGCAGTGAGAAACGGTACCGCACCGCAACAGTGGAACACCGCTGGCAACGTTGACGAGTCACGCCATGGCTCCGGACGCCATGGTTCCGAAGCCAACATGTCCGTGGGGAGGCGTTCCGATGACGCAGGTCCAACCTCCGGCGGCAGAAAGGGAGCCGGATCCCCGCATTGA
- a CDS encoding cory-CC-star protein yields MTTVWESLRNAWRQVTEFHEQWFEARWRHVLRREARTQHDTLRALMLLETLGVDNPVAYETLDVIPYMVADLHEWHQRMGREEFGDPGVCC; encoded by the coding sequence GTGACCACGGTCTGGGAGAGCCTGCGCAACGCCTGGCGTCAGGTAACAGAGTTCCACGAGCAGTGGTTCGAGGCGCGATGGCGTCACGTGCTGCGCCGCGAAGCGCGGACGCAGCACGACACCCTCCGTGCCCTCATGCTGTTGGAAACCCTGGGAGTGGACAACCCAGTGGCCTACGAGACGCTGGACGTGATTCCCTACATGGTGGCTGACCTGCACGAGTGGCACCAGCGCATGGGCAGGGAAGAGTTCGGCGACCCGGGGGTGTGCTGTTGA
- a CDS encoding bifunctional nuclease family protein, producing the protein MKYMEVVGVRVEMPSNQPIVLLKEFDGERYLPIWIGAVEATAIALAQQGVVPARPLTHDLFRDVLEGLDAHLETVNITSLSDGIFYADLVFSNGIEISARPSDSIALALRTGAAIYAHSDVVDEAGVPIPDEQEDEVEKFREFLDTISPEDFGRTT; encoded by the coding sequence GTGAAGTACATGGAGGTTGTCGGCGTCCGGGTCGAGATGCCCTCAAACCAACCGATCGTGTTACTCAAAGAGTTCGATGGTGAACGTTATCTTCCGATCTGGATCGGGGCGGTCGAAGCCACTGCGATCGCTTTGGCTCAACAAGGGGTCGTTCCGGCACGGCCGCTCACTCATGATCTTTTCCGGGACGTTCTCGAGGGTCTGGACGCGCATCTGGAAACCGTGAACATCACGTCGCTCAGCGACGGTATCTTCTACGCTGATCTGGTTTTCTCCAACGGGATCGAGATCAGCGCGCGACCGTCGGACTCCATCGCTCTCGCGTTGCGTACCGGCGCGGCGATCTACGCGCACAGCGATGTTGTCGACGAGGCCGGCGTTCCAATACCTGACGAGCAAGAGGACGAAGTGGAAAAGTTCCGCGAGTTCCTGGACACGATCAGTCCCGAGGATTTCGGTCGGACAACCTGA
- a CDS encoding FHA domain-containing protein: protein MSSVYCTQCGHAVADGARFCSNCGTPLRSDAQQAPQSGERRESVGETTSTISISGIQALEAETESGDDVAPDSTNVDALPSGTALLVVKRGPNAGSRFLLDSDVTTVGRHPNSDIFLDDVTVSRRHVEFFRRGDGFGVRDVGSLNGTYVNRERIDEVELGGGDEVQIGKFRLVLLTKPRR, encoded by the coding sequence ATGTCGAGCGTTTACTGCACGCAGTGCGGTCACGCCGTTGCGGATGGTGCCCGTTTCTGCTCCAACTGTGGTACCCCTCTCCGCAGTGACGCGCAGCAAGCCCCCCAATCGGGGGAGCGCCGTGAGTCCGTTGGTGAGACGACGTCCACCATATCCATCTCGGGGATCCAGGCTCTGGAGGCCGAGACCGAGTCCGGTGACGACGTCGCCCCTGATTCCACCAACGTTGACGCCCTTCCCTCCGGGACAGCGCTGCTGGTGGTCAAGCGCGGCCCTAACGCCGGCAGCCGTTTCCTGCTGGACAGCGACGTCACGACCGTGGGGCGTCATCCCAACAGCGACATCTTCCTCGACGATGTGACCGTGTCCCGGCGTCATGTCGAGTTCTTCCGGCGCGGCGATGGGTTCGGCGTACGCGATGTCGGTAGCTTGAACGGCACCTATGTCAACCGGGAGCGTATAGACGAAGTGGAACTTGGTGGCGGGGACGAGGTCCAGATCGGCAAGTTCCGATTGGTTCTGCTGACCAAACCACGGCGCTGA
- a CDS encoding ArsA family ATPase → MRPPSPAIVFVGGKGGVGKTTVAAAHAVTLADGGERTLVMSTDPAHSLGDALETGLGDRPRRVADNLWAVEPDAEAAVQRRVASVTEDARAAVSRDIMPAVRRHLAHAASSPGMTESALTDVLIDAMDQVPEKWDRLVVDSAPTAHLLRMLDLPALLTPWVHGLARQRERAVGAERFAEGLVGPSSEGDDPLLERLHARRHRLERTASRLRSDAWVRLVTLPRRMVLSETRRAAKQLTEAGFQLGPVVLNQVPEREGTPVPQQVRACFARQGVVELPALLEEPTGESRLRSLGHRVSNGPEQGAG, encoded by the coding sequence TTGAGACCGCCTTCCCCCGCCATCGTGTTCGTCGGCGGGAAAGGAGGGGTGGGCAAGACGACTGTCGCTGCCGCCCACGCCGTTACCCTCGCCGACGGGGGAGAGCGTACGCTCGTGATGTCGACTGATCCGGCGCACTCCCTCGGAGACGCGCTGGAGACGGGGCTCGGCGATCGCCCCAGGCGTGTGGCCGACAACCTGTGGGCGGTCGAACCGGACGCCGAGGCGGCCGTGCAGCGACGGGTGGCCAGTGTCACGGAGGACGCCCGTGCGGCGGTCTCCCGGGACATCATGCCCGCGGTGCGCCGTCACCTTGCCCATGCGGCCTCCAGCCCGGGAATGACCGAATCCGCCCTGACCGACGTGCTGATCGACGCGATGGACCAGGTTCCGGAAAAGTGGGACCGCCTTGTCGTGGACAGCGCTCCCACGGCCCATCTGCTGCGCATGCTGGACCTGCCGGCGCTGCTCACCCCGTGGGTACACGGGCTTGCGCGGCAACGGGAACGCGCCGTTGGCGCGGAGCGGTTCGCCGAGGGGCTTGTCGGGCCGTCGTCCGAGGGGGACGACCCGTTGCTGGAACGGTTGCACGCGCGTCGTCACAGGCTGGAACGCACCGCGAGCCGGCTGCGTTCCGACGCGTGGGTGCGCCTCGTCACACTCCCGCGGCGGATGGTTCTCTCCGAAACGCGGCGTGCCGCGAAGCAGCTCACGGAAGCGGGTTTCCAGCTGGGCCCCGTTGTGCTCAACCAGGTTCCGGAGCGGGAAGGGACTCCTGTGCCGCAGCAGGTCCGGGCGTGTTTCGCCCGGCAGGGTGTCGTCGAGCTCCCGGCGCTGCTGGAGGAACCCACCGGGGAGTCCCGTCTGCGTTCGCTGGGGCACCGCGTGAGCAACGGTCCCGAACAGGGTGCGGGATGA
- a CDS encoding mannose-1-phosphate guanyltransferase — translation MKAVVMAGGEGTRLRPMTANQPKPLLPVVNRPIMEHVLRLLNRHGFHDTVVTVQFLATLIRNYFGDGEEFDMNLHYVAEEVPLGTAGSVKNAEEQLAGEPFIVVSGDALTDIDLSDMVRFHRENGAMVTIGLKRVANPLEFGIIIVDDQGRVQRFLEKPTWGQVFSDTVNTGIYVMEPEVLQHVAENEVVDWSGDVFPALLEAGSPIYGYVTDGYWEDVGTHESYLRAQADVLSGKVDVEIDGFEMSPGVWVAEGAEVDPEAVLKGPLYIGDYAKVEPGAELREFTVLGSNAVVRSEAFLHRSVVHGNVYLGASTNLRGCVIGKNTDVMPGARVEEGTVVGEECVIESEAYLANDIKVYPFKTIEAGAVVNANVVWESRGQRSLFGPRGVSGLINVEITPELAVRLASAFATTLKKGTVVTTSRDVSRGARTLKRAVISALTAGAIDVHDLEVVPLPVARFHTSQSGIGGGIALRTSPGDPQSVDIVFFDESGADLSPAAQRKLERVFTRAEYRRAFPGEIAELSLPSRGIENYAYELLRCVDTSGVRESGMKVVIDCAGGTGALVLPSLLGRLGVDVLTLNNRLDEDSPTDTLAKQMRDLQHLGDLVSSSGADFGVRFEPVAERMSIVDENGELIDNERALLVVLDLVAAERGEGRVALPVTSTRVAEQVAGQYGVRVQWTPTAIDELTKAARADDIIFAADGRGGFMLPEFSRTSDGIAAFVRLLGLVSRTRLSLSQIDRRIPRSNLLRRSVPTPWAAKGAVMRAVVEAADDREIDTTDGVRIIEPDGSWALVLPDTSEAVTHVWAEGTDTDTAQRMLDEWGAVVEQAEE, via the coding sequence ATGAAGGCAGTGGTAATGGCCGGAGGCGAGGGAACACGTCTGCGTCCGATGACCGCGAACCAGCCCAAGCCCCTGCTGCCTGTGGTGAACAGGCCGATCATGGAACACGTGCTACGGCTCCTCAACCGGCACGGATTCCATGACACGGTCGTCACAGTGCAATTCCTCGCCACTCTGATACGGAACTATTTCGGTGACGGGGAAGAGTTCGACATGAATCTGCACTACGTCGCCGAGGAGGTGCCGCTAGGTACTGCAGGAAGCGTGAAGAATGCCGAGGAACAACTGGCGGGCGAACCGTTCATCGTTGTTTCCGGGGACGCGCTCACCGACATCGACCTATCGGATATGGTCCGTTTCCACCGGGAGAACGGGGCCATGGTCACCATTGGGCTCAAACGGGTCGCCAACCCGCTTGAGTTCGGCATCATCATCGTCGACGACCAGGGGAGGGTCCAGCGGTTTCTGGAAAAGCCCACATGGGGCCAGGTGTTCTCCGACACGGTGAACACGGGTATCTACGTCATGGAACCGGAAGTGCTCCAGCACGTGGCGGAGAACGAGGTCGTGGACTGGTCCGGTGACGTTTTCCCCGCCCTCCTCGAAGCGGGATCCCCCATCTACGGTTATGTCACTGACGGTTACTGGGAGGACGTGGGTACCCACGAGAGCTACCTCAGGGCCCAGGCCGACGTGCTCTCCGGGAAGGTCGACGTGGAGATCGACGGCTTCGAGATGTCGCCCGGTGTGTGGGTAGCCGAAGGGGCCGAGGTCGACCCGGAGGCAGTACTCAAAGGCCCGCTGTACATCGGTGACTATGCCAAGGTCGAACCCGGGGCGGAGCTGCGTGAGTTCACCGTTCTGGGCAGCAACGCCGTGGTGCGCTCGGAGGCGTTCCTGCACCGCTCCGTTGTGCACGGCAACGTCTATCTCGGTGCCAGCACCAACCTCCGCGGCTGCGTGATCGGCAAGAACACGGACGTCATGCCGGGGGCCCGCGTTGAGGAGGGCACGGTCGTCGGCGAGGAATGCGTCATCGAGTCCGAGGCCTACCTCGCCAACGACATCAAGGTCTATCCGTTCAAGACCATCGAGGCCGGTGCCGTCGTCAACGCGAACGTGGTGTGGGAGTCCCGGGGGCAGCGGTCGCTGTTCGGTCCACGCGGCGTCTCCGGGCTCATCAACGTGGAGATCACCCCCGAGCTCGCGGTGCGTCTGGCAAGCGCGTTCGCGACGACCCTGAAGAAGGGGACAGTGGTAACGACGTCACGTGACGTGTCACGTGGGGCGCGCACACTGAAACGCGCGGTGATCAGCGCGCTGACCGCGGGTGCGATCGATGTCCATGACCTGGAGGTGGTTCCGCTCCCGGTGGCCCGGTTCCACACCTCACAGAGCGGGATCGGAGGAGGCATCGCCCTGCGGACCTCTCCGGGAGACCCGCAGTCCGTGGACATCGTCTTCTTCGACGAGAGCGGGGCTGACCTTTCCCCAGCGGCCCAGCGCAAGCTGGAACGCGTCTTCACCAGGGCGGAGTACCGAAGGGCGTTCCCCGGCGAGATAGCCGAGCTCTCCCTGCCCTCCCGCGGAATAGAGAACTACGCCTATGAGCTGCTCCGCTGCGTCGACACGAGCGGTGTGCGCGAGTCGGGGATGAAAGTGGTCATCGACTGCGCCGGAGGGACTGGGGCGCTGGTGCTCCCGTCACTGTTGGGGCGTCTCGGGGTCGACGTGTTGACCCTCAACAACCGGCTGGACGAGGACTCTCCCACTGACACCCTCGCCAAGCAGATGCGTGACCTGCAACACCTCGGGGATCTCGTTTCCTCCTCCGGAGCGGACTTCGGCGTCCGTTTCGAGCCGGTGGCGGAGCGCATGTCCATCGTGGACGAGAACGGGGAACTCATCGACAACGAGCGTGCCCTGTTGGTGGTGCTGGACCTTGTCGCCGCGGAACGGGGGGAGGGCCGGGTGGCGCTCCCCGTGACATCCACCCGGGTAGCGGAACAGGTGGCTGGCCAGTACGGAGTCCGTGTGCAGTGGACCCCCACCGCCATCGACGAACTCACCAAGGCAGCCCGTGCCGATGACATCATCTTCGCCGCGGACGGGAGGGGCGGTTTCATGCTGCCGGAGTTCTCCCGAACCAGTGACGGGATAGCGGCGTTCGTGCGCCTGTTGGGACTGGTGTCCCGTACCCGGCTGTCGCTGAGCCAGATCGACCGGCGTATCCCCCGGTCCAACCTGCTGCGCCGTTCCGTCCCTACTCCGTGGGCCGCCAAAGGCGCTGTCATGCGCGCTGTCGTCGAGGCCGCGGATGATCGTGAGATCGACACCACGGACGGGGTGCGGATCATCGAGCCCGACGGGAGTTGGGCTCTGGTGCTACCCGACACCTCCGAGGCGGTCACGCACGTGTGGGCGGAGGGAACCGACACTGACACCGCACAGCGCATGTTGGACGAGTGGGGAGCGGTCGTGGAGCAGGCCGAGGAGTGA
- a CDS encoding MerR family transcriptional regulator translates to MAVANSEQQASGSERFAVQRAGEQGLLCNEDVVALPMNIGYRGPTACAAAGITYRQLDYWARTRLVEPSVWPEDTCGAALYSFRDVLILKVVKRLLDTGISLQQIRTAVEHLRHRGTSDLAEITLMSDGVSVYECTSPGDVADLMREGKAVFGIALGHVWRELESSLREFPGERLAGTRPPEPPHDDELTRRRRHRKTG, encoded by the coding sequence GTGGCGGTTGCGAACAGTGAACAGCAGGCCTCCGGGAGCGAGCGGTTCGCCGTGCAGAGAGCCGGGGAGCAGGGCCTACTGTGTAACGAGGACGTGGTGGCGCTGCCTATGAACATCGGCTATCGCGGTCCCACAGCGTGCGCGGCTGCCGGTATCACCTACCGCCAGCTTGACTACTGGGCACGGACCCGTCTCGTCGAGCCGAGCGTGTGGCCCGAGGACACATGCGGGGCTGCCCTGTACAGCTTCCGGGATGTGCTGATTCTCAAAGTGGTGAAACGGCTGCTCGACACGGGGATCTCGTTGCAGCAGATCCGTACCGCGGTCGAGCACCTCCGTCACCGTGGCACCTCCGACCTCGCCGAGATCACCTTGATGAGTGACGGCGTCAGCGTATACGAGTGCACCTCTCCGGGGGACGTGGCCGACCTCATGCGGGAGGGGAAAGCCGTCTTCGGTATCGCCCTCGGGCACGTGTGGCGGGAGCTGGAGAGCTCGCTGCGCGAGTTTCCCGGCGAGCGCCTCGCGGGGACGAGGCCGCCGGAGCCTCCCCACGACGACGAGCTGACGCGGCGGAGACGGCATCGCAAGACCGGTTGA